Proteins encoded in a region of the Megalops cyprinoides isolate fMegCyp1 chromosome 3, fMegCyp1.pri, whole genome shotgun sequence genome:
- the polq gene encoding DNA polymerase theta yields MSTSAPQSKRKFYMGQHQIVKRKRSKPPANVHHMSNVSLRAKSSPNTSRDYILFSPTHLAAALEKKKQLHPQLMAGNTSISVLTPPPGLDLSMLGDTLADTGQPIQMAVPADQSDKLLLSSWGLPKPVLQRYQSLGVVRMFEWQAECLTLGRVLEGSNLVYSAPTSAGKTLVSELLILKRVLETRRKAMFILPFVSVAKEKMFYLQNVFQEAGVRVEGYMGSTSATGGFAALDVAVCTIEKANGLINRLIEENMMDLLGIVVVDELHMLGDSSRGYLLELLLTKIRYVTQRTARASSEGRPSLSEGVQIVGMSATLPNLDLLAGWLSAELYHTDYRPVPLMERVKVGGAIYDGSMHLVTQLQPSLQVKGDEDHIVSLCYDTIRGGHSVLLFCPSKNWCEKLADSIAREFYNLQHRALQNDSGPLPLVLDQEGLQDVVAQLKRSPAGLDQVLQRTVPWGVAFHHAGLTFDERDILEGAFRQGHIRVLAATSTLSSGVNLPARRVIIRTPVFNGRLLDILTYKQMAGRAGRKGVDTVGESILVCKESERVQGVSLIQGSLKPISSCLVRREGEGVTTSMIRAILEIIVGGVASTPEDVRTYASCTLLAASMSADSAGERRSGAIEACVEWLMENEFIQIQEEGDGEHKRERYCPTHLGAATLSSSLSPPEALGIFADLQRAMKGFVLENDLHILYQITPVYTDWTTIDWYQFFCLWENLPSSMKRVAEMVGVQEGFLARSVRGKIIAKTEKQHRQMAIHKRFFTTLVLLDLISEVPLGTVAKKYGCSRGQLQSLQQSASTYAGMVTVFCNRLGWHNMELLLSQFQSRLSFGVQRELCDLVRISLLNAQRARALYSSGFVTVSELARASAADVEKVLKKSVPFKSSRQAVDESEQEAQERRSTRCIWVAGKKGLTEREAALQIVAEARQLLQQDLALLGVHWDPDSLPQDPHPAPELLHLSESSGGTVQPASSLQTEADRGERASTDQGKVDTGVEKSCRGENTRDMKPNLVCDTGSASTPQPGVQPSLARVEEPKKKDSSTVDSVRSADANPVTSGYAGQEIQSVALRKVLKSINSDKKLKDGATPDLSSNFLRTSAGAESGTKKEGIVLPQGNLNNKHPLTPVSKRRKVDSHATTEAGPSEASSLHGVQTPVPQSLGGDRREPFVVPESSSSHASTNSNTHTLLRCTDETGQNQETAQVARCEIELRRKCLEKQAEEKKDSPARAGDFPSVSGKKCKQKSKHCNTESSCGIAVCERDNREGSDGESDVASRADDGEEGARRREHLGGAGGHVSTPRLERRSGGETRPTTEEKCESPDLYPGGHEEFGDSFQLDTQTERMMMLHDPPVADGSQRSAGNGHVGSPGTRNGGNGAESSEILQQECSIGQHLAVGDLCQEPLQYNRSRDDACCSGSSNNDLPKYNISLTDSQMEDILNCNTQVTNCVKTDARPSEIQSSQSDRQSSENAVESSFNGSSSFLFDSLYDDCLSDGLEGEDLAEAECGNTDTDANHLPSEQGWQEGGLPGEDQEAAQWGESSFNLSEWGDSLQVAEQCLKSLNGVLKSADRSTSGPAKAPQHCSEITVLPDMRLGEGIEVQSDDAKDSAQKTSADASFHLSPGMQDILDQWPSMSGRFSTPHTVPVNGDTDQNAPEQMTARTVSCGNPETSLMTRAECGFRPGQWQGDCPEPPCPAEEPESRARDHNDLIPPTPEPVTPRVKMTVSSVPSPLTTHPPRPPAPEKSPRSPVTEVKPASESDASMIDEGFTLQLSQDASPHAAVPSSPEAFSIIDVASNRSLFHTFVQEWKTKSRFSVTLACEKREHTLSPKSAIGGKVKRVGSHQKSSPSIDGFPVKGNEALVVIGISVCWGGKDAYFVSLQQEQPSSDVSASLAPPPLDESLTVRDRLRQVQACLKRTDPSQAEAAIIAYDLIQLYKVLLLACGLSLEGSFEDPKVACWLLDPGSKERTLHNMVTNFAPEELPLLEGVSPGHGVQSLGIRGDGGHSGRYRAAIESVLVFSCMAQLTALLEKDSLLDVFRRVEMPALYCLALLELNGVGFSTAECEAQKHVMQAKLSVLESQAYQLAGHSFSLTRPDDIAEVLFLELKLPPNGDLSGQKNKKTLGYTRRTATGSRVRLAKQFSTTKDVLEKLRPLHPLPGVILEWRRITNAMTKVVFPLQREKCWHPLLDMERIYPVSQTHTATGRVSFTEPNIQNVPKDFEIQMPTVIGESPPSQGSSKSFSCLSRGRRSKIHRQLAPLLKAAERSPEKGVPFSVSMRHAFVPFSGGLILAADYSQLELRILAHLSRDRRLIQVLNSGADVFRSIAAEWKMVDPETVDDTTRQQAKQICYGIIYGMGAKSLGEQMGIDENDAACYIETFKSRYTGIHAFLRETVKNCGKNGYVQTILGRKRFLPAIKDPNVYIKSHAERQAVNTTVQGSAADIVKSATANIQHRLEEAFVGVPRSHQHTPATDSRRLSRPCRGAFFILQLHDELIYEVAEEDVIQVAQIVKKEMESAIKLYVKLHVKVKVGPSWGNLQDLDI; encoded by the exons gaCAGCCCATTCAAATGGCTGTACCTGCTGACCAGTCTGACAAGCTGCTCCTGTCCAGTTGGGGTCTTCCCAAACCTGTCCTGCAGAGGTATCAAAGTCTTGGGGTGGTCCGCATGTTCGAGTGGCAGGCAGAGTGCCTCACCCTGGGAAGGGTGCTGGAGGGCAGCAACTTAGTCTATTCAG CTCCTACCAGTGCCGGTAAAACATTAGTCTCCGAGTTATTGATTTTGAAGAGAGTCTTGGAAACACGGCGAAAGGCCATGTTCATTCTCCCCTTTGTGTCTGTggcaaaagagaaaatgttttacCTCCAG AACGTGTTCCAGGAGGCAGGGGTGAGAGTGGAGGGGTACATGGGCAGCACCTCTGCCACCGGTGGGTTTGCAGCCCTGGATGTGGCCGTGTGCACCATAGAGAAGGCCAATGGACTCATCAACAGGCTGATAGAAGAGAACATGATGGACCTGCTAG GAATCGTCGTGGTGGATGAGCTGCACATGCTGGGGGATTCCAGCCGAGGATACCTGCTGGAGCTCTTGCTGACCAAGATCCGCTACGTCACCCAGAGAACAGCCAG GGCTTCCTCCGAGGGCAGGCCCAGCCTGAGTGAGGGGGTGCAGATCGTGGGCATGAGCGCCACCCTGCCGAACCTGGACCTGCTGGCCGGCTGGCTGAGCGCCGAACTGTACCACACAGATTACCGGCCCGTGCCGCTGATGGAGCGCGTCAAGGTCGGCGGGGCCATATACGATGGGTCCATGCACCTGGTTACGCAGCTCCAGCCCTCCCTGCAGGTGAAG GGTGACGAAGATCACATTGTCAGCCTCTGTTATGACACGATTCGGGGCGGccactctgtgctgctgttttgcccGTCAAAGAATTGGTGTGAAAAGCTGGCAGACAGCATTGCCAGGGAGTTCTACAATCTCCAGCACCGAGCCCTGCAAAAT GATTCCGGCCCCCTGCCACTGGTCTTGGATCAGGAGGGGCTACAGGATGTGGTGGCTCAGCTGAAACGCTCCCCTGCGGGCCTGGACCAGGTGCTGCAGCGTACCGTTCCCTGGGGCGTGGCCTTCCACCATGCAG GTTTGACCTTTGACGAGCGGGACATCCTGGAGGGCGCCTTCCGGCAGGGCCACATCAGGGTCCTGGCCGCCACCTCCACCCTGTCGTCCGGCGTCAACCTGCCTGCCCGCCGCGTCATCATCCGGACGCCTGTCTTCAACGGCCGCCTCCTGGACATCCTCACCTACAAGCAGATGGCAGGAAGGGCCGGGCGCAAGGGGGTGGACACtgtgg GGGAGAGCATCCTCGTGTGTAAGGAGTCTGAGCGTGTGCAGGGGGTCAGTCTGATCCAGGGCTCGCTGAAGCCAATCAGCAGCTGCCTGGtcaggagggaaggggagggagtcACCACCAGCATGATCCGAGCCATACTGGAG ATCATCGTGGGGGGCGTGGCCAGCACCCCAGAGGACGTGCGGACGTACGCCTCCTGCACGCTATTGGCTGCGAGCATGTCTGCCGATAGCGCTGGGGAGAGGCGGAGCGGGGCCATCGAGGCATGCGTCGAGTGGCTGATGGAGAACGAGTTCATTCAGATTCAAGAAGAGGGAGACGGGGAACACAAGA ggGAGAGGTACTGTCCCACCCACTTGGGAGCTGCCACTCTGTCCTCCTCGCTCTCGCCCCCCGAGGCCCTGGGAATATTCGCCGACCTCCAGCGGGCCATGAAGGGCTTTGTCCTGGAAAATGACCTTCATATCCTCTACCAG ATCACTCCAGTGTACACAGACTGGACCACCATCGACTGGTACCAGTTCTTTTGCCTGTGGGAGAACCTGCCCTCGTCAATGAAACGCGTGGCAGAGATGGTGGGAGTTCAGGAGGGGTTCCTGGCCCGGTCTGTGAGAGGGAAAATAATTGCCAAAACGGAGAAGCAGCACAGGCAGATGGCCATTCACAAAAG GTTTTTCACCACCCTGGTGCTGCTGGACCTCATCAGCGAGGTGCCCCTGGGTACTGTGGCCAAAAAGTACGGCTGCAGCCGGGGGCAGCTGCAGTCCCTTCAGCAGTCTGCGTCTACCTATGCCG GCATGGTGACGGTGTTCTGTAACCGGCTGGGGTGGCACAacatggagctgctgctgtcccagTTCCAGAGTCGTCTGAGTTTCGGGGTGCAGAGGGAGCTGTGTGACCTGGTGAGGATCTCCTTGCTGAACGCACAGCGTGCCCGCGCCCTCTACAGCTCCGGGTTCGTCACCGTGTCCGAGCTGGCGAGGGCCAGCGCAGCCGATGTGGAGAAGGTGCTGAAGAAATCCGTACCCTTTAAAAG CTCCCGGCAGGCGGTGGACGAGAGCGAGCAGGAAGCACAAGAGCGCCGTAGCACGCGCTGCATCTGGGTGGCTGGGAAGAAGGGCCTGACGGAGAGGGAGGCAGCCCTACAGATCGTGGCCGAGGCCCGCCAGCTCCTCCAACAGGACCTAGCCCTCCTCGGGGTGCACTGGGACCCAGACTCGCTTCCCCAAGACCCTCACCCTGCTCCCGAACTGCTTCACTTGTCTGAAAGCTCAGGTGGCACTGTGCAGCCGGCCTCCAGCCTCCAGACGGAGGCAGACCGAGGGGAGAGGGCCTCGACTGATCAGGGAAAAGTCGATACTGGGGTTGAGAAGAGCTGCAGAGGGGAAAATACCAGAGACATGAAGCCTAATCTAGTCTGTGACACAGGAAGTGCCTCCACTCCTCAGCCAGGAGTTCAACCCTCTCTTGCAAGGGTGGAGGAACCGAAGAAGAAAGATTCCAGCACTGTAGATTCAGTAAGGTCTGCCGATGCAAATCCTGTCACTTCGGGGTACGCTGGACAGGAAATTCAGTCCGTAGCTTTACGCAAAGTTTTGAAGTCCATAAACTCTGACAAAAAGCTTAAGGACGGGGCAACTCCTGATCTTTCCTCTAATTTTCTTAGAACCTCCGCGGGTGCTGAGTCTGGAACTAAAAAAGAAGGGATTGTCCTTCCACAGGGTAACCTAAACAATAAGCACCCTCTAACCCCTGTATCCAAGCGTAGGAAGGTGGACAGCCATGCTACCACAGAGGCTGGACCCAGTGAAGCCTCCAGTCTTCATGGTGTCCAGACTCCTGTGCCACAAAGCCTGGGAGGAGATAGACGGGAGCCATTTGTTGTCCCCGAATCGTCATCGTCTCATGCATCTACTAATTCAAACACCCACACTTTGCTGCGATGTACAGATGAAACTGGACAAAACCAGGAAACGGCACAAGTAGCGAGGTGTGAAATTGAGCTCAGGCGAAAATGCCTGGAGAAGCAggcagaggagaagaaggaTTCTCCAGCACGCGCGGGTGACTTCCCATCTGTCAGTGGGAAAAAGTGTAAGCAGAAATCAAAGCACTGtaacacagagagcagctgtgggATCGCAGTGTGTGAAAGGGACAACAGAGAAGGTAGCGACGGGGAGAGCGACGTCGCTTCGCGAGCAGACGACGGGGAGGAGGGCGCAAGGCGGCGCGAGCATCTAGGCGGAGCCGGAGGTCACGTCTCGACGCCCCGCCTGGAACGGAGAAGTGGCGGCGAGACCCGTCCCACAACCGAGGAGAAGTGCGAGTCTCCCGACCTGTACCCAGGTGGACACGAGGAGTTTGGGGACAGCTTTCAGCTGGACacgcagacagagagaatgatgATGCTGCACGACCCCCCAGTGGCGGATGGGAGCCAGCGATCTGCAGGGAACGGTCACGTCGGCTCGCCAGGGACAAGGAACGGGGGAAACGGTGCTGAAAGCTCTGAAATCCTACAGCAGGAGTGCTCGATTGGACAGCATCTTGCTGTTGGAGATTTGTGCCAGGAACCATTGCAGTATAATCGCTCCCGTGACGACGCCTGTTGCAGTGGTTCGTCCAACAATGATCTGCCCAAATATAACATCTCGCTGACCGACAGTCAGATGGAAGACATTTTGAACTGCAACACGCAGGTGACTAACTGCGTTAAAACAGACGCCCGTCCAAGTGAAATCCAGTCCTCCCAGAGTGACCGGCAGTCCTCAGAGAATGCAGTGGAGAGCAGCTTTAATGGAAGCAGCAGCTTCCTGTTCGACAGCCTTTATGATGACTGCTTATCAGATGGCCTGGAGGGGGAGGACCTGGCCGAAGCAGAATGTGGGAACACTGACACCGACGCCAACCACCTCCCCTCGGAGCAAGGGTGGCAGGAAGGCGGGCTTCCGGGCGAGGATCAGGAAGCCGCCCAATGGGGCGAGTCCTCCTTCAACCTGTCCGAGTGGGGAGATTCCTTGCAGGTTGCGGAGCAGTGTCTGAAGAGCCTGAATGGCGTTCTCAAATCAGCTGACAGGTCAACCTCTGGACCGGCCAAAGCACCGCAGCACTGTTCTGAGATCACGGTGTTGCCCGATATGAGACTTGGTGAAGGCATAGAAGTCCAGTCAGATGACGCAAAAGATTCTGCCCAGAAAACATCAGCTGATGCCTCTTTCCATCTGAGTCCAGGCATGCAGGATATCCTCGACCAGTGGCCCAGCATGTCAGGTAGGTTTTCAACCCCCCATACGGTTCCAGTAAATGGTGACACAGACCAGAACGCCCCAGAGCAAATGACTGCAAGGACAGTCTCCTGTGGGAACCCAGAAACGAGTCTGATGACTAGGGCAGAATGTGGTTTTAGACCAGGGCAATGGCAGGGAGACTGTCCCGAGCCACCATGTCCTGCTGAGGAACCAGAGAGCAGGGCAAGAGACCATAACGACCTCATCCCTCCCACCCCGGAGCCGGTCACTCCCAGGGTTAAAATGACCGTGTCCTCCGTGCCGTCCCCACTGACCAcccatcccccccgcccccctgctccCGAGAAGTCCCCGAGAAGTCCCGTCACAGAGGTGAAACCCGCGTCAGAGTCGGACGCGTCGATGATCGACGAGGGCTTCACGCTCCAGCTATCCCAAGACGCCTCGCCTCATGCGGCCGTCCCCAGCAGCCCTGAGGCCTTCTCCATCATCGACGTTGCCAGCAATCGGAGCCTGTTCCACACCTTCGTCCAGGAGTGGAAAACCAAGAGCCGCTTCTCAGTCACCCTGGCCTGCGAGAAGAGGGAGCACACCCTGTCTCCTAAGTCCGCCATCGGGGGAAAGGTCAAACGAG tgggcTCTCATCAGAAAAGCTCGCCAAGCATAGATGGGTTTCCTGTCAAAGGGAACGAGGCTCTTGTGGTCATTGGGAtctctgtgtgctggggagGAAAAGACGCCTACTTTGTGtccctgcagcaggagcagccaAGCTCAG ATGTCAGTGCAAGTTTAGCCCCGCCTCCTCTGGATGAGAGCTTGACGGTGAGAGATCGACTGAGGCAGGTCCAGGCGTGTCTGAAGAGAACTGATCCTTCACAGGCAGAGGCAGCGATCATTGCGTACGACCTCATTCAGCTGTACAAGGTTCTCCTGCTGGCCTGCGGGCTCTCTCTGGAGGGCAGCTTTGAAGACCCCAAG GTGGCCTGCTGGCTGCTGGACCCCGGCTCCAAGGAGCGCACCCTTCACAACATGGTGACCAACTTTGCCCCCGAAGAGCTCCCCCTCCTGGAAGGCGTCAGCCCCGGACACGGGGTGCAGAGCCTGGGGATCAGGGGGGACGGAGGTCACTCTGGACGTTACAGGGCCGCCATCGAGTCCGTGCTCGTCTTCAGCTGCATGGCCCAGCTCACCGCCCTCCTGGAGAAGGACAGCCTGCTAG ATGTGTTTCGCCGCGTGGAGATGCCTGCTCTGTACTGCCTGGCCCTGCTGGAGCTCAACGGCGTGGGGTTCAGCACAGCCGAATGCGAGGCCCAGAAGCACGTCATGCAGGCCAAGCTGAGCGTTCTGGAGTCCCAGGCCTACCAGCTGGCGGGACACAGCTTCTCCCTCACCAGGCCAGACGACATTGCAGAG GTGCTGTTTCTGGAGTTGAAGCTGCCTCCTAACGGGGACCTGAGTGGGCAGAAGAATAAGAAAACTTTGGGCTACACCAGGCGCACAGCTACAGGATCCCGGGTCAGACTGGCAAAGCAGTTCAGCACCACAAAG GATGTTTTGGAGAAGCTCAGACCCCTGCACCCTTTACCTGGTGTGATTCTGGAGTGGAGGAGAATAACCAATGCCATGACTAAAGTAGTGTTCCCCTTACAACGTGAGAAGTGCTGGCACCCCCTGCTAGACATGGAAAGAATATATCCAGTATCACAGACGCACACAGCTACAG gAAGAGTGAGCTTCACTGAGCCTAACATTCAGAACGTGCCAAAGGATTTTGAGATTCAGATGCCCACTGTCATTGGAGAAAGCCCCCCGTCACAGGGCAGCTCCAAA TCATTTTCATGCCTTTCCAGGGGCAGAAGATCGAAGATCCATCGGCAGCTGGCGCCACTGCTCAAAGCTGCTGAGCGATCGCCGGAAAAAGGGGTGCCTTTCTCTGTCAGCATGAGGCATGCGTTTGTGCCATTCTCAG GGGGGCTCATCCTGGCAGCGGATTACTCCCAGCTGGAGCTGCGGATCCTGGCTCACCTCTCCCGCGACCGACGCCTCATCCAGGTCCTCAACAGCGGCGCGGACGTGTTCCGGAGCATCGCGGCCGAGTGGAAGATGGTGGACCCGGAGACCGTGGACGACACCACACGGCAGCAGGCCAAACAG ATTTGCTATGGAATAATCTACGGGATGGGAGCGAAATCACTCGGAGAACAGATGGGCATCGACGAGAACGATGCTGCCTGTTACATCGAAACATTTAAATCCAGATACACAG GGATACATGCCTTTCTGCGAGAAACTGTGAAGAACTGTGGAAAAAACGGCTATGTCCAGACGATACTGGGGAGAAAGAGATTTCTCCCAGCCATTAAGGACCCGAACGTTTACATAAAATCTCAT GCTGAGCGCCAGGCAGTAAACACCACGGTCCAGGGTTCCGCCGCCGACATCGTCAAATCGGCTACCGCCAACATCCAGCACCGTCTGGAGGAGGCTTTCGTTGGTGTGCCCCGGTCGCACCAGCACACCCCTGCAACAG ACAGTAGACGACTCTCAAGGCCCTGCAGGGGGGCATTCTTCATTCTACAGCTGCATGATGAGCTCATCTACGAGGTGGCAGAGGAGGATGTCATTCAA gtAGCTCAGATTGTGAAGAAGGAAATGGAAT